Proteins from one Paenibacillus amylolyticus genomic window:
- a CDS encoding transposase, whose product MGEQRQRYNEEFKKQTVKFIQEQTKTLGDLAEELNIPKSTLHQWMSKYRELKHEPVASVDRVKELEAELQEMRRLLQEKEHTLADTQEELAIVKKAVHIFSKPKS is encoded by the coding sequence ATGGGTGAACAGCGGCAACGATATAACGAAGAATTCAAGAAACAAACGGTCAAATTCATTCAAGAGCAGACAAAGACACTTGGAGATTTGGCAGAAGAACTCAACATTCCAAAAAGTACGTTACACCAATGGATGAGTAAGTACCGCGAACTAAAACATGAGCCTGTTGCTAGCGTAGATCGAGTGAAGGAACTGGAAGCAGAGCTTCAAGAGATGCGTCGGTTGCTTCAAGAGAAAGAGCACACGCTTGCGGATACACAAGAAGAACTGGCGATTGTAAAAAAAGCAGTGCACATCTTCAGCAAACCAAAGAGCTAA
- a CDS encoding ABC transporter ATP-binding protein, translating into MQTVFTGENIQFSYNKKKPVLKQLSLSVGDRQIYGLLGPNGAGKSTLTRVMLGLDKPQNGKIQWFNEHLNSSTNKRVGYVPQDLALIYDLSAYENVLFFGKLYGLKGERLKKQVRFALEFVGLWEERKQKPKKFSGGMKRRLNIACGIVHNPDVIILDEPTVGVDPQSRNRILDAIIELNQLGTTVIYISHYMEEVERICSHVGIIDDGQLLCQGKLNDVIQEHTDQAIIRLELQRKSTAYSKELEDYVVLLAEGNNIELGVPKNDVNAISQIKESFGEDVKSFQYITPNLEQVFFKLTRKNLRD; encoded by the coding sequence ATGCAAACGGTATTTACTGGAGAGAATATTCAATTCAGTTATAACAAAAAGAAACCAGTACTAAAACAATTATCCTTATCGGTTGGGGATCGTCAGATTTACGGCTTACTTGGTCCCAATGGGGCAGGAAAATCTACTTTAACCAGAGTTATGCTTGGGCTGGATAAACCTCAAAATGGTAAAATTCAGTGGTTTAACGAACATCTGAATTCAAGCACAAATAAACGAGTAGGTTATGTTCCACAGGATTTGGCCTTGATTTATGACCTATCTGCTTATGAGAATGTATTGTTTTTCGGTAAACTGTACGGATTGAAGGGAGAGCGTCTAAAGAAACAGGTTCGTTTCGCCCTTGAATTTGTTGGATTGTGGGAAGAGCGCAAACAAAAACCTAAAAAGTTCTCGGGTGGCATGAAAAGAAGGCTCAATATCGCTTGTGGTATTGTCCACAACCCGGATGTCATCATACTGGATGAGCCAACGGTGGGGGTTGACCCACAATCCCGTAATCGAATTTTGGATGCCATTATAGAGCTGAATCAACTTGGAACAACCGTTATCTATATTTCTCACTACATGGAGGAGGTCGAACGGATCTGCTCTCATGTCGGAATTATCGATGATGGACAATTGCTCTGCCAAGGTAAGCTCAATGATGTTATTCAGGAACATACAGACCAGGCTATTATCCGTCTGGAGCTACAGCGAAAAAGTACGGCGTACAGCAAGGAGCTTGAGGATTACGTTGTATTACTGGCAGAAGGGAACAATATCGAGTTGGGAGTCCCTAAAAATGACGTGAATGCGATAAGTCAGATCAAAGAGTCTTTTGGCGAAGATGTGAAAAGCTTTCAATATATTACCCCTAATCTGGAACAAGTGTTTTTCAAATTAACAAGAAAGAATCTGAGGGATTAG
- a CDS encoding VOC family protein, producing the protein MAIRAKQIFVNLPVQDLKKSVEFFTKVGFEFDANFTDESATCMIIGDNIYAMLLVEERFQSFISKKISNAADTTEVIVALSVDSREQVDAIVQAALDAGAKPSNEPQDHGFMYGWSFQDLDDHLWEVSYMDLSAFPSA; encoded by the coding sequence GTGGCTATTCGTGCCAAGCAGATTTTTGTCAACTTACCTGTTCAAGATTTGAAGAAATCCGTTGAATTTTTTACCAAGGTGGGATTTGAGTTTGACGCCAATTTTACGGACGAGTCTGCAACTTGTATGATCATCGGAGACAACATTTATGCCATGCTTCTGGTGGAGGAACGTTTCCAATCTTTTATCTCGAAAAAAATCTCCAATGCCGCCGATACAACCGAAGTCATCGTTGCCTTGTCTGTAGATAGCCGTGAGCAGGTAGATGCGATTGTACAAGCTGCCCTTGATGCAGGAGCGAAGCCATCCAACGAACCGCAGGATCACGGATTCATGTACGGATGGAGTTTTCAGGATCTGGATGATCATCTGTGGGAAGTCTCTTATATGGATCTAAGCGCTTTTCCTTCGGCGTGA
- a CDS encoding ABC transporter permease, with product MKSFKDFLKVPQTKIGLVFALIVPLLFVVIWMTGYHQATERVDQLQVALVNEDGTQGTEVQKQIETLAPFHINILDSAQEAEKQMNAGNYAMVIVIPEGFADQIEGGTEASLSFYINQGNADVAKSIVEHAATGMTAQMGEGILESKVQVTLNQGSPTNDELSAAIGQAMAKMNEGPVKAEINKTNSVSDFATSMLPMILGFITYIASMTMNIQFNITSNMMKRSHSKWEIFWGRQMLLLCIAVIVPLIVDMVALQFTDVASSFGALYLYHVLVSLACICFTQMSFALFGNAGPLFNVAMVPLQLMTAGNIIPAEMLAPFYRYIGNFLPASNGVQGFMRLIYSGEAVGGFMVHLLLIAVITWGITLLRVGMQKNKSSQSTVATVRVLTE from the coding sequence ATGAAAAGCTTCAAAGATTTTCTTAAAGTACCACAGACCAAAATAGGATTGGTTTTTGCATTAATTGTGCCACTGTTATTTGTAGTGATCTGGATGACGGGTTATCATCAGGCCACGGAGAGAGTAGATCAACTTCAAGTTGCTCTGGTGAACGAAGATGGGACGCAAGGAACAGAGGTGCAGAAGCAGATTGAAACACTCGCGCCTTTTCATATCAATATACTGGATTCCGCCCAGGAAGCCGAGAAACAGATGAATGCGGGCAATTATGCGATGGTTATTGTCATTCCGGAAGGATTCGCTGACCAGATTGAAGGCGGTACAGAGGCAAGTTTGTCGTTCTATATTAATCAGGGAAATGCGGATGTAGCCAAATCCATCGTGGAACACGCGGCGACGGGGATGACTGCACAGATGGGTGAAGGCATTCTGGAGTCCAAGGTTCAAGTGACACTTAACCAGGGTAGTCCTACCAATGACGAGCTGAGTGCAGCTATTGGACAAGCGATGGCCAAGATGAATGAAGGACCTGTGAAGGCTGAGATTAATAAAACAAACAGTGTAAGTGATTTTGCTACATCGATGCTGCCCATGATTTTGGGTTTTATCACCTACATTGCTTCGATGACTATGAACATTCAGTTCAATATTACGTCGAATATGATGAAGCGTAGCCATAGTAAATGGGAGATCTTCTGGGGACGGCAAATGCTATTATTGTGTATAGCTGTGATTGTTCCTCTAATTGTAGATATGGTAGCTCTTCAGTTCACGGATGTTGCGAGCTCCTTCGGCGCTTTATATCTGTATCATGTGCTGGTAAGTCTGGCTTGTATCTGCTTTACACAAATGAGTTTTGCCCTGTTTGGCAATGCAGGCCCTCTATTTAATGTAGCGATGGTTCCGCTCCAGTTGATGACAGCAGGAAATATCATTCCAGCCGAGATGCTGGCGCCATTCTACCGTTATATCGGGAACTTTCTGCCCGCATCTAATGGTGTACAGGGATTTATGCGATTGATCTATAGTGGGGAAGCCGTAGGTGGATTCATGGTTCATCTTCTATTAATCGCGGTTATAACGTGGGGGATTACGCTGCTGCGAGTTGGCATGCAAAAGAATAAGTCCTCCCAATCCACTGTCGCAACGGTTAGAGTACTAACAGAATAG
- a CDS encoding condensation domain-containing protein — MELLQSSELTYMQRKMFICNKLPVYRLPFIYEIPEHVSLHEVSTALLITLQECLTLQTRYTYDAERRTFNQFYHRLDPNQFKISHIFLEEHPEIYLKQKKDMIDLTKEYPWRAQFAEYKQQMYLLIEFHHICIDGMGIRNFESMFMDHLAGRSRNSPDSDFRFYQRINELQTNKSSFTKGEFLKLSEQNMHLTTRKSHLNRLIKHLKPEQLQHIEQISTWLKVTKNSVFQGLWESVLEQTCTGSVYGTIGNWRMSMGAFYEIGCFVQMQPRRIARGRDTLTTIRQISLDNLSTFAKRDKEPHTLCTSDYPVVYSYEEDMFRYFQYIPADNLNKFELYIRVYLVNGKAQIEIEYNSSQYSEEQTRFMLDLFDTTLENCLVQKGDFC; from the coding sequence ATGGAACTTCTTCAATCTAGTGAACTGACGTATATGCAACGAAAGATGTTCATCTGTAATAAATTGCCTGTGTATCGTCTGCCATTCATCTATGAAATTCCAGAGCATGTTAGCCTTCATGAAGTAAGCACTGCCCTTTTAATTACATTACAGGAATGCCTGACCTTGCAGACCCGGTATACTTATGATGCGGAGCGAAGAACATTTAATCAGTTTTATCATCGCCTGGATCCAAATCAATTTAAGATTTCACATATCTTCTTGGAAGAGCATCCTGAAATCTATTTGAAGCAGAAAAAGGACATGATCGATCTCACCAAAGAATACCCCTGGAGGGCTCAATTCGCAGAGTATAAACAACAGATGTATTTGCTGATTGAATTTCACCATATCTGTATTGACGGAATGGGAATTCGGAATTTTGAATCTATGTTTATGGATCACCTTGCAGGACGATCCCGGAATTCTCCAGATAGCGACTTTCGTTTCTACCAACGAATTAATGAGTTACAAACGAATAAGTCTTCGTTTACTAAGGGAGAATTCTTAAAGTTATCTGAACAAAATATGCATCTAACAACTAGAAAAAGTCATCTAAATCGTCTGATAAAACACTTGAAACCGGAACAATTACAACATATTGAGCAAATCTCAACATGGTTGAAAGTAACGAAGAATTCAGTTTTTCAAGGGCTATGGGAATCAGTATTAGAACAGACTTGTACAGGCAGTGTGTATGGAACCATAGGTAACTGGCGTATGAGTATGGGGGCATTTTATGAGATCGGTTGTTTCGTACAGATGCAGCCCCGAAGAATTGCAAGGGGACGTGACACTTTAACAACCATCAGACAAATATCCTTGGATAATCTCAGTACGTTCGCAAAGCGGGATAAGGAGCCACACACACTATGTACCAGTGATTACCCAGTTGTCTATTCCTATGAAGAAGATATGTTCAGATACTTTCAATATATTCCTGCCGATAACTTAAACAAATTTGAACTATACATCCGTGTTTATCTAGTGAATGGTAAAGCGCAGATCGAAATCGAATATAATTCAAGCCAATACAGTGAAGAACAAACTCGTTTTATGTTAGATCTATTTGATACAACGCTGGAAAACTGTCTTGTCCAAAAGGGGGATTTCTGTTGA
- a CDS encoding MarR family transcriptional regulator, translating into MSVNMDENPLGLILSRTYLAYKKTTTRNLSEQDITPEQYAVLNELSKAGSHISQKKLAELTVRDQTTVGKIIDKLIRKGLVTREEDPQDRRAVLLCLTAEGLEMNNVLTPKAKQQEQEALAECSPAELEAFRNVMNRIYEKMK; encoded by the coding sequence ATGTCTGTAAATATGGATGAAAACCCACTTGGACTGATTCTGTCACGTACGTATCTGGCATACAAAAAAACAACGACCAGAAATCTGAGTGAACAGGATATTACTCCGGAACAATATGCAGTTCTGAATGAATTGAGCAAGGCTGGAAGCCATATCTCACAGAAAAAACTGGCTGAATTAACCGTCCGGGATCAGACAACGGTAGGCAAAATTATAGACAAGTTGATACGCAAAGGTCTGGTGACAAGAGAAGAGGATCCACAGGACCGCAGAGCGGTTTTGCTTTGTTTGACGGCGGAAGGACTGGAAATGAACAACGTTCTGACACCAAAGGCAAAACAGCAAGAGCAAGAGGCACTCGCCGAATGTTCACCTGCAGAGCTTGAAGCATTTAGGAATGTGATGAATCGCATTTATGAAAAGATGAAATAA
- a CDS encoding condensation domain-containing protein, giving the protein MAIQVAQTIELSNLSSLHEKILYAEKHRKNYDIFFTVKYDSKWTACYIADAIERVMEGHKALGLTIVQQESEYVFCSRPNRLNSFRSHVPLRDVKLNVFEGEELARYYIDEAECGIEFLIHHLVFDGDSMNEFMNALEYSVLHGECSDLAGLYDMPGKSLTLRKEDSSMLHDYFESFKPISHFSTYELLEKPVYGKVKFSSHEWEAIGSLAQKLRITKFGVILYAIALATERKQSRFGIVISRRNHQTEQHHIGNYTDVVPYSFQLSDQLSYKDNAKVLFKNFFVAIESSSTLTYEEYMNLIGAKGFDLVVSYTRMSDPIAHSEVFSTFVLGDYLYKYDNHTQFNEYEDGLYMEFHYDNTLVKGVCDRLGEMVLELDSINLDEQLSITGQEVGIEKGEVEQRDIATISTGKAQRSSTLQLLFERYNEEDHLLDTDITSFEIAQIITDAYEDYEVQLSYHDIYTSSTIRELKQKLNKKSIAEHEDGTEASNPNRYHLPNFLKTIFIDSFRFINTDMYNVSYALRLTSRASSHMKRVKAAIEQVIQGNDIFFTSFEMQDGQFIASVTPQRQVHIEEMDVEELSDLQRDQEALRIHPHSKLWDFKLVHLKSTGDMYLYFNIHHLLIDHMGIQILKHQITECYNYNEPVYSQYSSLAEEYTNATFIALKQWESLLPYKTFYNPGKSSLGSGYFHKHHWNLDTGISNFEETELRILQVIHYSLSRYFNYEEGYIGAVYHGRVIARTSQIIGSFARVLPLFFSTTHSDILKKSLHIARMNQAVSLMDLNEHGFNLSYPRVVFQTLQEGEEPEDSSIFDQMIEFDGLSKFQIFVQLRRGGSDSELSLYIDSNVYDSEEERRIVVIFEQVLRELQGISMDGEGG; this is encoded by the coding sequence TTGGCCATTCAGGTTGCGCAAACCATCGAATTATCCAATCTATCATCTCTACACGAAAAAATTCTGTATGCCGAGAAACATCGCAAGAACTATGATATATTCTTTACCGTGAAATATGATTCTAAGTGGACGGCTTGTTATATAGCTGATGCTATTGAACGAGTAATGGAAGGCCATAAAGCTTTAGGGTTAACCATTGTACAGCAGGAGTCCGAATATGTTTTTTGTTCTAGGCCAAACAGGCTTAATTCATTTAGAAGTCATGTTCCTCTACGGGATGTTAAACTGAATGTTTTTGAGGGAGAGGAGCTGGCAAGATACTATATAGATGAAGCAGAATGCGGAATTGAATTTCTTATCCATCATTTGGTGTTTGATGGTGATTCAATGAATGAATTCATGAACGCTTTGGAATATTCAGTGCTTCATGGTGAATGCTCTGATCTTGCCGGATTATACGATATGCCTGGGAAGTCCCTGACACTTCGAAAAGAAGACTCATCGATGCTCCATGATTATTTCGAATCATTTAAGCCGATATCCCATTTTTCAACTTATGAGCTATTGGAAAAACCTGTTTATGGGAAAGTCAAATTCTCATCACATGAATGGGAAGCCATTGGATCATTGGCACAAAAGCTTCGGATTACCAAATTTGGTGTCATATTATATGCAATAGCTCTCGCAACAGAGCGTAAGCAATCCCGATTCGGGATAGTTATATCACGGCGGAATCATCAGACAGAGCAACATCATATTGGTAACTATACAGATGTTGTTCCCTACTCATTCCAATTGTCAGATCAGCTAAGTTACAAGGATAACGCTAAAGTGCTATTCAAGAATTTCTTTGTGGCTATTGAATCTTCAAGTACATTAACTTATGAGGAATATATGAATCTTATTGGCGCGAAGGGTTTTGACTTGGTAGTTTCTTATACACGAATGTCAGATCCAATTGCCCATTCTGAAGTGTTCTCGACCTTTGTTTTGGGAGATTATTTGTATAAATATGATAACCATACACAATTCAATGAATACGAAGACGGTCTGTATATGGAGTTTCATTACGATAACACGTTAGTAAAGGGTGTATGTGATCGTTTGGGAGAGATGGTACTTGAATTGGACAGTATTAATCTCGATGAGCAGTTAAGTATTACTGGGCAAGAAGTAGGTATCGAAAAAGGTGAAGTTGAGCAAAGAGACATCGCCACTATTAGTACAGGTAAAGCTCAGCGGAGTTCAACACTCCAACTTTTGTTTGAGCGATATAACGAAGAAGATCATCTATTGGATACGGATATCACCTCTTTCGAGATTGCTCAGATTATTACGGATGCCTACGAGGATTATGAAGTTCAGTTATCTTATCATGATATTTATACTTCCTCTACGATTAGAGAATTGAAACAGAAACTCAATAAAAAGTCCATTGCAGAACATGAGGACGGAACAGAAGCGAGTAACCCTAATCGTTATCATCTACCTAATTTTTTGAAAACAATCTTTATTGATAGTTTTCGGTTCATTAATACGGATATGTACAATGTAAGTTATGCATTACGTCTGACATCTCGTGCATCCAGCCATATGAAACGGGTTAAGGCAGCTATTGAACAGGTTATTCAAGGAAATGATATTTTTTTTACTTCATTTGAAATGCAGGATGGCCAGTTTATAGCTTCAGTTACGCCTCAGCGACAGGTACATATTGAAGAGATGGATGTAGAAGAGTTAAGCGATCTACAGCGAGATCAAGAAGCACTTCGTATACATCCTCACTCCAAATTATGGGACTTTAAACTTGTTCATTTGAAGTCAACAGGAGATATGTATCTGTATTTCAATATTCACCATTTACTTATTGATCATATGGGTATTCAAATCCTTAAACATCAGATAACAGAGTGTTACAACTACAATGAACCTGTATATTCGCAATATTCTTCATTGGCAGAGGAGTACACTAATGCTACCTTTATAGCCCTCAAGCAGTGGGAAAGTCTTCTTCCATACAAAACATTCTATAATCCGGGTAAGTCATCTCTTGGAAGTGGATACTTTCATAAGCATCACTGGAACCTGGATACAGGCATATCCAATTTCGAAGAGACAGAATTAAGGATCCTGCAAGTAATTCATTATTCATTATCCAGATATTTTAATTACGAAGAGGGATATATTGGTGCTGTCTATCATGGGCGTGTTATAGCACGAACGAGTCAGATTATTGGTTCATTTGCCAGAGTGTTACCCTTGTTCTTCTCTACTACGCATTCGGATATTCTGAAGAAAAGCCTGCATATTGCAAGAATGAACCAAGCGGTTTCTCTAATGGATTTGAATGAACATGGATTTAATCTTTCCTATCCTCGTGTTGTGTTTCAAACACTGCAAGAAGGGGAGGAGCCTGAGGATTCATCAATATTTGATCAGATGATTGAGTTTGATGGATTATCCAAGTTCCAAATATTCGTGCAACTGCGCAGGGGTGGTTCAGATTCCGAACTTAGCCTATATATCGATAGTAACGTATATGACTCGGAAGAAGAAAGACGGATAGTGGTTATATTTGAGCAAGTTTTGAGAGAGCTTCAGGGAATTTCTATGGACGGTGAAGGGGGTTAA
- a CDS encoding DUF3934 family protein: MSKAKGKGGTGRGTGKKGWNRWQAAANRAKSAPKPYKSKGTKKKDDTETSTGKPE, encoded by the coding sequence ATGAGCAAAGCAAAAGGAAAAGGCGGCACCGGCCGTGGAACGGGGAAAAAAGGTTGGAATCGTTGGCAAGCCGCTGCTAACCGGGCGAAAAGTGCCCCGAAGCCTTATAAAAGCAAAGGTACGAAGAAGAAGGATGATACCGAAACTTCAACTGGCAAGCCCGAGTAA
- a CDS encoding TetR/AcrR family transcriptional regulator, with protein MNKKQLQTEQTKKKLADASKALFVQKGYKATSIEDIVAATGSSKGNIYYHFKSKEGLFLYLIDEWDREWEASWAAKEHLYRTSTEKIYGLAEQLVLDDMNHPLTKAADEFFTGEKKENDIEERISVMFERHIQFNKQLVEEGIQSGEFEAGNVDNLALILESTIIGLSQMSRGMEPEQALALYRQAASVFLHGIAKDKA; from the coding sequence ATGAATAAAAAGCAACTTCAAACCGAGCAGACCAAGAAGAAACTTGCGGATGCTTCCAAAGCCCTTTTTGTACAAAAAGGCTATAAAGCAACGTCCATTGAAGATATTGTAGCTGCGACAGGCAGCAGTAAAGGCAATATCTATTACCATTTTAAAAGTAAGGAAGGTCTGTTCCTCTATCTCATCGATGAGTGGGACCGGGAATGGGAAGCGAGCTGGGCAGCCAAAGAACATCTCTACCGCACCTCCACCGAGAAGATTTATGGCTTGGCAGAGCAATTGGTACTGGATGATATGAATCACCCTTTAACCAAAGCAGCCGATGAGTTCTTCACGGGGGAAAAGAAAGAGAATGATATTGAGGAACGGATCTCCGTGATGTTTGAACGTCACATCCAATTCAACAAACAATTGGTGGAAGAGGGCATACAGAGCGGAGAGTTCGAAGCGGGCAACGTAGACAATCTCGCACTGATCTTGGAAAGCACCATTATTGGTCTTAGTCAGATGTCACGAGGGATGGAACCTGAACAGGCTCTTGCGTTATATCGCCAGGCCGCCAGTGTATTCTTACATGGGATTGCAAAAGATAAAGCCTAA
- a CDS encoding ABC transporter permease: protein MWTIFATSMKRKLQNPVVFVNYILLPLLLILILGNALSGVFQTGDKETKSTIVSQISTVVVNEDRGDVGKNIVSFLSSEDNKEMFNVKVGSSNTQALKMLESGEVEQYIYLPKDLTSEYENSKNGNITVYGKDNNIEKVNITDLALSAYGDGYLAMEVASADNPNIVYSHEYSNMLAAPGTATAASTESGSNISAMSYYGVTMLVLILVYGLANTMNFVQEEYSEALGDRYLVSPISKTALIMGQFLTGCTISILQGAVIVFCAKLFFNVSYGDNMMFVFFIIIAGSIFFNALGLLLGVIGRRIKQVDGVVTLLIPVMTFVGGGFVKLDMGELSSISINEVFQRPMFDYIGQGVIDLMPVFTALIAAMGFVLIAVYSLTRKEAR from the coding sequence ATGTGGACGATATTTGCAACGAGTATGAAGCGTAAGCTTCAGAACCCTGTCGTATTTGTCAATTACATCCTGTTGCCGCTTCTTTTGATTCTGATCCTGGGGAATGCATTGTCTGGTGTGTTCCAGACAGGGGATAAGGAAACGAAGTCTACCATCGTATCTCAGATTTCAACAGTTGTGGTCAATGAAGATCGTGGGGATGTAGGGAAAAATATTGTTTCATTCCTTAGCAGTGAAGACAATAAAGAGATGTTTAATGTCAAGGTAGGCTCTAGTAACACACAAGCGCTTAAGATGTTGGAGTCTGGGGAGGTAGAACAGTATATATATCTGCCTAAAGATCTAACAAGTGAGTATGAGAATAGTAAGAACGGTAACATCACCGTATATGGCAAGGATAACAATATTGAGAAAGTTAATATTACAGACCTGGCCCTATCAGCCTATGGTGATGGCTACTTGGCAATGGAAGTTGCGAGTGCCGACAATCCGAATATCGTATATTCACATGAGTATAGTAACATGTTGGCTGCTCCGGGCACTGCAACTGCGGCGTCCACGGAGAGTGGTTCCAATATTTCAGCGATGAGCTATTATGGCGTGACTATGTTAGTTTTGATTCTTGTTTATGGTTTGGCTAATACCATGAACTTTGTACAGGAAGAGTACAGTGAAGCACTGGGAGATCGATATCTGGTTAGTCCTATTTCCAAAACAGCATTAATTATGGGGCAGTTCCTAACAGGGTGCACGATATCTATTCTTCAAGGCGCAGTCATTGTATTCTGTGCAAAACTCTTCTTCAACGTCAGCTATGGAGACAACATGATGTTTGTATTCTTCATCATTATCGCAGGTTCAATTTTCTTTAACGCTCTAGGTTTGCTCTTGGGGGTTATTGGACGCCGAATCAAACAAGTGGATGGTGTAGTGACATTGTTGATTCCGGTGATGACATTTGTGGGTGGCGGATTCGTTAAACTTGATATGGGTGAGCTCAGTTCCATAAGCATCAATGAAGTGTTTCAACGTCCAATGTTCGATTATATCGGGCAAGGCGTAATTGATCTGATGCCTGTATTTACTGCCCTTATTGCTGCAATGGGTTTTGTTCTAATTGCAGTATACTCCCTCACAAGAAAGGAGGCGCGATAA
- a CDS encoding ABC transporter permease → MRVFELYLRRIFKRKLTFILILLLPVVFTYSVVAQYEEATKVTLTMYVEDPAVNSYVTDMLKKQNVTITQAASADDAIHHSTNLGIVFNSSTQDIFNDPDLLKVNSYVNEQNFNSNSLEIKLNSVFSVLKTLAKNATSEESLTAGMKEAAATKAPIQVEQKILGNPNAVVLTSSFNMIVFIIMFLTMTNTLLFLGDKVHTTTQRLLLAASSKLSYYVQTVSVFAVIGVGQFILMIALMTGVFQIDLSLSFGELLLLVLAYGLLNMIAAGIGLLLVSRTTKMSTGRLLITVVSLPLAMLGGTLWPSSIMPEGMQKIASVLPTHWITELNNEMFSGFRGNSSIITVHIISLFVCAAIIFVLLTRVRTEDI, encoded by the coding sequence ATGCGGGTATTCGAACTGTATTTAAGACGTATTTTCAAGCGTAAGCTTACCTTTATCTTAATTTTGTTGTTGCCAGTTGTGTTTACGTATTCTGTAGTAGCGCAATATGAGGAAGCAACCAAGGTCACACTTACGATGTATGTAGAAGATCCAGCTGTGAATTCCTATGTCACTGATATGCTGAAGAAGCAAAATGTCACCATTACTCAAGCAGCTTCCGCAGATGATGCTATTCATCATAGTACCAATCTGGGAATCGTATTTAATTCAAGTACGCAGGACATATTTAATGATCCGGATCTGCTCAAGGTGAATAGTTACGTGAATGAACAGAATTTCAATTCAAACTCGTTGGAGATTAAACTGAATAGTGTATTCTCTGTTCTAAAAACACTGGCCAAAAATGCCACAAGTGAAGAATCATTAACCGCAGGTATGAAAGAAGCTGCAGCAACCAAAGCTCCAATACAAGTGGAACAGAAGATTCTTGGAAACCCTAATGCAGTGGTATTAACAAGTTCATTCAACATGATTGTGTTTATCATTATGTTCCTTACAATGACCAATACACTGTTATTCCTTGGTGATAAGGTGCATACCACGACCCAGCGTTTATTACTGGCAGCGAGTAGTAAATTAAGCTATTACGTGCAGACTGTAAGTGTGTTTGCAGTCATCGGTGTAGGACAATTTATACTTATGATTGCTCTTATGACCGGAGTTTTCCAAATTGATCTGTCTCTATCGTTCGGAGAACTTCTCTTGCTCGTGTTGGCCTATGGATTACTAAATATGATTGCAGCAGGTATTGGGTTACTGCTTGTAAGTCGTACTACCAAAATGTCTACGGGGCGATTGCTTATTACTGTAGTATCACTTCCTCTGGCGATGTTGGGCGGGACACTCTGGCCAAGTTCAATTATGCCTGAAGGTATGCAGAAGATTGCAAGTGTACTGCCTACCCATTGGATTACAGAGTTGAACAATGAGATGTTCAGCGGATTTAGAGGTAACAGCAGCATTATTACAGTGCATATTATCAGCTTGTTCGTCTGTGCTGCGATTATTTTTGTACTACTGACAAGAGTGCGAACGGAAGATATTTAA